In a genomic window of Planctomycetota bacterium:
- a CDS encoding PEP-CTERM sorting domain-containing protein, giving the protein MIRHSIVASAALLCAVSGASAVVTETFVASDITPDIFQDFTGVADVQLGTALNAGPVDLNPTLPATATSTVSTAFNTDFQILGETLEVFIDPGFLDDVTFTFDVPILAFGAVNDAVNVAPSVLVEIDGQTFDLVNGFQGFISDTPFTQVTYRAAVPGTIDFYTVDDIRVQLVPEPTSLALAGLGGLVALRRRR; this is encoded by the coding sequence ATGATTCGACATTCCATTGTTGCTTCGGCAGCGCTCCTGTGCGCCGTGAGTGGTGCTTCGGCCGTAGTTACCGAGACGTTTGTCGCCAGTGACATCACGCCGGACATTTTCCAAGACTTCACCGGCGTCGCCGATGTGCAGCTGGGGACCGCCCTGAACGCCGGCCCTGTTGACCTGAACCCGACGCTTCCGGCAACGGCCACGTCGACGGTGTCGACGGCGTTCAACACCGACTTCCAGATCCTTGGCGAGACGCTTGAGGTTTTCATCGACCCGGGCTTCCTCGACGACGTCACTTTCACGTTCGACGTGCCGATCCTCGCGTTCGGTGCCGTCAACGACGCGGTCAACGTCGCCCCGAGCGTCCTCGTCGAGATCGACGGCCAGACGTTCGACTTGGTCAACGGCTTCCAGGGATTCATCAGTGACACGCCGTTCACGCAGGTCACGTACCGCGCGGCCGTGCCGGGGACGATCGACTTCTACACCGTCGACGACATCCGCGTTCAGCTCGTGCCGGAGCCGACGTCGCTCGCGCTGGCGGGTCTCGGCGGTTTGGTGGCCCTTCGCCGCCGACGCTGA
- the sdhA gene encoding succinate dehydrogenase flavoprotein subunit produces the protein MSTEKRAVVVGGGLAGLACTVKLAEQGIKVDLISMVPVKRSHSVCAQGGINATNDIARQQGYSEWLHFDETVLGGDFLADQPPVLEMANSAPKIIDLLDRMGVPFNRTAEGQRALRMFGGSLFKRTFYSGATTGQQLLYALDEQTRRFEAEGMVDKFEFWEFLWPITEDVDGEQTVVGAVCQDMRTMEIRVFKGDAVVMATGGNGLIFGKSTMSVICTGGAASRCMQAGAKYANPEMMQVHPSAIPGEDKCRLISESARGEGGRVWVPRKQRDERQPNDIPEDERWYFLEEKYPKYGNLVPRDIATREIFQTCLDGYGVGGGNMVYLDLRDQVQKIGRDGVMKKLAGILEIYEKFVGVDPLSEPMKIFPAIHYSMGGLWAGYKKDDKTGGMEHGHPDNMMTNIKGLYAMGEAVVHYHGANRLGANSLLSCIFDGLFSGQSVANYVKDVAPGVDTIDQSTFDAVAKQEKDRMEWLVSNDGNENPYELWQEMGLNMTNNCTVVRYNDRLDTLIGDLQSYKERYQKVKLSDTGMWTNQNLSFARAVRDMIVMAEGIAKAARMRDESRGAHYKPDFPERDDANFLKSTVATYDPATNVTSVEWGTVDTSLIPPRARTYGKTESTAEKKAKPSESDDQSPAKAGKGTSQKPALVSA, from the coding sequence ATGAGCACGGAAAAGCGCGCAGTGGTCGTCGGGGGTGGTTTGGCGGGTTTGGCCTGCACGGTGAAGCTCGCCGAGCAGGGCATCAAAGTCGACCTGATCTCGATGGTGCCGGTCAAGCGGTCGCACAGCGTCTGTGCCCAGGGCGGCATCAATGCGACCAACGACATCGCCCGACAGCAGGGTTACAGCGAGTGGCTCCACTTCGACGAGACCGTCCTCGGCGGCGACTTCCTCGCCGACCAGCCGCCGGTGCTGGAGATGGCCAACTCGGCCCCGAAGATCATCGACCTGCTCGACCGCATGGGCGTGCCGTTCAACCGGACGGCCGAGGGACAACGTGCCCTCCGCATGTTCGGCGGATCGCTCTTCAAGCGGACCTTCTATTCCGGTGCGACGACGGGACAGCAGCTGCTCTACGCCCTGGACGAGCAGACGCGTCGTTTCGAAGCCGAGGGCATGGTCGACAAGTTCGAGTTCTGGGAGTTCCTGTGGCCCATCACCGAGGATGTCGACGGCGAGCAGACCGTCGTCGGCGCGGTCTGTCAGGACATGCGGACGATGGAAATCCGCGTCTTCAAGGGTGATGCCGTCGTCATGGCGACCGGCGGCAACGGGCTGATCTTCGGCAAGAGCACGATGAGCGTCATCTGCACCGGCGGGGCGGCCAGCCGCTGCATGCAGGCCGGGGCGAAGTACGCCAACCCCGAGATGATGCAGGTCCACCCGTCGGCCATCCCCGGCGAGGACAAGTGCCGGCTCATCAGCGAGTCGGCTCGCGGCGAGGGGGGTCGCGTCTGGGTGCCGCGCAAGCAGCGCGACGAGCGCCAGCCCAACGACATCCCCGAAGACGAGCGGTGGTACTTCCTCGAAGAGAAGTACCCCAAGTACGGCAACCTCGTGCCACGCGACATTGCGACGCGCGAGATCTTCCAGACCTGCCTCGACGGCTACGGCGTGGGCGGTGGGAACATGGTCTACCTCGACCTTCGCGACCAGGTCCAGAAGATCGGCCGTGACGGCGTGATGAAGAAGCTCGCGGGCATCCTCGAGATCTACGAGAAGTTCGTCGGCGTCGACCCGCTGAGCGAGCCCATGAAGATCTTCCCGGCCATCCACTACTCCATGGGCGGGCTGTGGGCAGGCTACAAGAAGGACGACAAGACCGGCGGCATGGAGCACGGCCACCCGGACAACATGATGACCAACATCAAGGGCCTCTACGCCATGGGCGAGGCCGTCGTCCACTACCACGGGGCCAACCGCCTCGGTGCGAACAGCTTGCTCAGTTGCATCTTCGACGGCCTCTTCAGCGGCCAGTCGGTCGCGAACTACGTTAAGGACGTCGCCCCCGGCGTCGACACGATCGACCAGAGCACCTTCGACGCCGTCGCCAAGCAGGAGAAGGATCGCATGGAGTGGCTCGTCAGCAACGACGGCAACGAGAATCCGTACGAGCTGTGGCAGGAGATGGGCCTGAACATGACCAACAACTGCACGGTCGTTCGCTACAACGACCGGCTCGACACGCTCATCGGCGACCTGCAGTCGTATAAGGAGCGGTACCAGAAGGTGAAGCTGTCCGATACCGGCATGTGGACGAACCAGAACCTCTCGTTCGCCCGCGCGGTCCGCGACATGATCGTCATGGCCGAAGGCATCGCCAAGGCCGCCCGCATGCGTGACGAGAGCCGTGGTGCCCACTACAAGCCCGACTTCCCCGAGCGCGACGACGCGAACTTCCTGAAGTCGACGGTCGCCACCTACGACCCGGCCACGAACGTCACCAGCGTCGAGTGGGGCACCGTCGACACGAGCCTCATCCCGCCGCGTGCCCGCACGTATGGCAAGACCGAGTCGACCGCCGAGAAGAAGGCCAAGCCTTCGGAGTCAGATGATCAGTCGCCGGCCAAGGCTGGAAAAGGGACCTCGCAGAAGCCGGCATTGGTCAGTGCCTAG
- a CDS encoding PEP-CTERM sorting domain-containing protein, giving the protein MDKHLFAAVAVATAVTPAFAQVTTGLSDEATFAAANPGALLEDFQDETIGSLDQTVPTVFNGFSTLPNGTSTFLSDYEIDDEVPGSTNLELDLFIDSDPTFITEFFFTFDDPVSAFALRIDDITLSQSTFLNVAGQSFELQTLLPGTDDEDFFTFSSPTPITSFSFTVGGANGFDGISVDNVYSVVVPEPTSVAMLGLAATGLLRRRR; this is encoded by the coding sequence ATGGACAAGCACCTTTTTGCCGCAGTTGCCGTCGCGACTGCCGTCACGCCTGCGTTCGCGCAGGTCACCACCGGCCTGAGCGACGAGGCCACGTTCGCCGCCGCTAACCCGGGAGCCCTTCTCGAAGACTTCCAGGACGAGACGATCGGTTCGCTAGACCAAACCGTCCCGACGGTTTTTAACGGCTTCTCAACTCTGCCGAACGGCACGAGCACTTTTCTCAGCGACTACGAGATCGACGACGAGGTTCCTGGCTCAACCAATCTCGAGCTCGACCTGTTCATCGACAGCGATCCGACCTTCATCACGGAGTTCTTCTTCACGTTCGACGATCCGGTATCGGCGTTCGCCCTTCGGATCGACGACATCACTTTGAGCCAATCCACCTTCTTAAACGTGGCTGGTCAGAGTTTCGAGCTGCAAACCCTGCTGCCCGGCACCGACGATGAAGACTTCTTCACGTTCAGCAGCCCGACGCCGATCACCTCGTTCAGCTTCACTGTCGGCGGAGCCAACGGGTTCGACGGCATTTCGGTCGACAACGTTTACAGCGTGGTCGTTCCCGAGCCGACGAGCGTTGCGATGCTCGGCCTGGCCGCGACGGGGCTGCTGCGGCGTCGCCGCTGA
- a CDS encoding DUF2007 domain-containing protein gives MSDIPCFVVLIAVGLFFVAVFMRRGETIEDEVTDDIDVSDDGSRPTDIPPTVRRPSVDEKMVSVLETRNTVEADLLRNALLRNDIYAFVSGGSAANVLGPAGLASVTLRVPDGDLERAKQVIAETLAEVNERRQAGGRLFCPACGYDLRGQSERCPECGLSL, from the coding sequence ATGAGCGACATCCCTTGCTTCGTCGTCCTCATCGCCGTCGGCCTGTTTTTCGTCGCCGTTTTCATGCGTCGCGGCGAGACGATCGAGGACGAAGTGACCGACGACATCGACGTCTCCGACGACGGATCACGGCCGACCGACATCCCGCCGACGGTCCGCCGGCCCAGCGTGGACGAGAAAATGGTCAGCGTCCTTGAGACACGCAACACGGTCGAGGCCGATCTGCTGCGAAACGCTCTACTCCGCAACGACATTTACGCCTTCGTCTCCGGCGGATCGGCGGCCAACGTGCTGGGGCCGGCAGGTCTGGCTTCCGTCACGCTGCGAGTGCCGGATGGCGACCTGGAACGAGCCAAGCAAGTCATTGCCGAGACGCTGGCCGAGGTCAACGAACGACGCCAGGCCGGCGGCCGGCTCTTCTGCCCCGCCTGCGGCTACGACCTCCGAGGCCAATCCGAGCGCTGCCCCGAGTGCGGCCTGTCACTCTAA
- a CDS encoding DCC1-like thiol-disulfide oxidoreductase family protein gives MDQDPKDAAAEVQTKNVDVARQLLRDGRAILLYDGTCGLCDRGVSFALKRNRDQSVHFATLQGEVGQTLLRDAGLPGDYFDSMVLLDGSRAHVKSDAAVALSRRLEGYRWLASTRFVPRFLRDFVYDRVAAIRYRLFGRTDGCRVMTPDERGRFLDA, from the coding sequence ATGGACCAGGACCCTAAAGACGCTGCTGCTGAGGTCCAAACGAAAAATGTCGACGTCGCCCGACAGCTCCTTCGCGACGGCCGTGCCATCCTGCTCTACGACGGCACCTGCGGCCTGTGCGATCGGGGCGTGTCATTCGCCCTCAAGCGCAATCGCGATCAGAGTGTCCACTTCGCGACGCTGCAGGGCGAGGTGGGTCAAACGTTGCTCCGCGACGCCGGCCTGCCGGGCGATTACTTCGACAGCATGGTCCTGCTCGATGGATCCCGTGCGCACGTGAAGAGCGACGCGGCCGTGGCCCTGTCGCGTCGGTTAGAGGGCTATCGCTGGCTGGCATCGACGCGCTTCGTGCCGCGGTTCCTTCGCGATTTCGTCTACGACCGCGTGGCCGCGATTCGGTATCGGCTGTTCGGAAGGACCGACGGCTGTCGTGTCATGACGCCCGACGAGCGCGGGCGATTTCTGGATGCGTGA